One region of Caldimonas thermodepolymerans genomic DNA includes:
- a CDS encoding MFS transporter, translated as MQRRCRAAPHPLPKHDDPAPDRRPVAEENLMAWFPQSALNEGVRKREVFAWAMYDFANSGYTTVVLTAVFNAYFVGVVAGNAQWATLAWTASLAASCALVMLTMPTLGAYADLRALKKRLLAFTTAGCVLSTLALAFVGSGDVALAVVAIIFSNTCYAYGESLIAAFLPELARHEALGRVSGWGWSFGYFGGMLSLGLSLGYVLWAQAQGLSAQQFVPVTMIITAAVYGLASLVTFAWLKERARPHPGALADNGLRASLQRLRETWRHARRYRDFVWLLACTACYQAGIAVVIALAAVYAEQVLGFQQAQTMALVFLVNIASALGAFGFGYLQDRLGHKPSLGLTLAGWIVMVALAYLATGPGLFWMAAVVAGLCMGASQSAGRALTGVFAPPRHLAEFYGLWTFAVRLAAIVGPVTYGLVTWWTAGDHRLAILSTGLFFVAGLLLLRPVDVQRGRAAAVAE; from the coding sequence ATGCAACGCAGGTGCCGCGCAGCGCCTCATCCTCTCCCGAAGCATGATGATCCGGCACCGGACCGACGGCCGGTCGCCGAGGAGAATCTCATGGCCTGGTTTCCGCAAAGCGCACTGAACGAGGGGGTGCGCAAGCGCGAGGTCTTTGCCTGGGCGATGTACGACTTCGCCAACTCCGGCTACACCACGGTGGTCCTCACGGCGGTGTTCAACGCGTACTTCGTCGGCGTGGTGGCCGGCAATGCGCAGTGGGCGACGCTGGCGTGGACGGCCTCGCTCGCGGCCTCCTGCGCACTGGTGATGCTCACCATGCCCACGCTCGGCGCCTATGCGGACCTGCGGGCGCTCAAGAAGCGCTTGCTGGCGTTCACGACCGCCGGCTGCGTGCTGAGCACCCTGGCGCTGGCGTTCGTCGGCAGCGGGGACGTCGCGCTCGCCGTGGTCGCGATCATCTTCTCCAACACCTGCTACGCCTACGGGGAGTCGCTGATCGCGGCCTTCCTGCCCGAGCTGGCGCGCCACGAGGCGCTCGGACGCGTGTCGGGCTGGGGGTGGAGCTTCGGCTACTTCGGTGGCATGCTGTCGCTGGGGCTGAGCCTCGGCTACGTGCTGTGGGCGCAAGCGCAGGGGCTGTCGGCGCAGCAGTTCGTGCCGGTCACGATGATCATCACGGCGGCCGTCTACGGGTTGGCCTCGCTGGTCACGTTCGCCTGGTTGAAGGAGCGTGCGCGTCCGCACCCCGGGGCGCTGGCCGACAACGGGTTGCGCGCCTCGCTGCAACGGCTGCGCGAGACCTGGCGGCATGCGCGCCGCTATCGCGACTTCGTGTGGCTGCTGGCGTGCACCGCGTGCTACCAGGCGGGCATTGCCGTGGTGATCGCGCTGGCGGCGGTGTATGCCGAGCAGGTGCTGGGCTTCCAGCAGGCGCAGACGATGGCCCTGGTGTTCCTGGTCAACATCGCCTCGGCGCTGGGGGCGTTCGGCTTCGGTTACCTGCAGGACCGTCTCGGGCACAAGCCGTCGCTGGGCCTCACGCTGGCCGGATGGATCGTGATGGTGGCGCTCGCCTACCTCGCGACGGGCCCGGGGCTGTTCTGGATGGCGGCGGTGGTGGCCGGGCTGTGCATGGGCGCGAGCCAGTCGGCCGGGCGCGCGCTGACCGGCGTGTTCGCGCCGCCGCGGCACCTGGCGGAGTTCTACGGCCTGTGGACCTTCGCGGTGCGCCTGGCGGCCATCGTCGGCCCGGTGACCTATGGCCTGGTGACCTGGTGGACGGCCGGCGACCATCGGCTGGCCATCCTGTCGACCGGGCTGTTCTTCGTCGCGGGGCTGCTGTTGCTGCGGCCGGTCGACGTGCAGCGCGGGCGGGCCGCCGCCGTGGCCGAATGA
- a CDS encoding electron transfer flavoprotein subunit beta/FixA family protein: protein MKALVPVKRVVDYNVKVRVKYDGTGVDIANVKMSMNPFDEIAVEEAVRLKEKGVLSEVVAVSCGVTQCQETLRTAMAIGADRSVLVETGEELQPLAVAKLLKALFEKEKPDLVILGKQAIDDDCNQTGQMLAALLDLPQATFASKVEVADGYATVTREVDGGLETVKLKLPAVITTDLRLNEPRYVTLPNIMKAKKKQLDVVKPEELGVDVAPRIKTLKVSEPPKRSAGVKVADVATLVDKLKNEAKVI from the coding sequence ATGAAGGCACTGGTCCCGGTCAAGCGCGTCGTCGACTACAACGTGAAGGTACGCGTGAAGTACGACGGCACGGGAGTTGACATCGCCAACGTCAAGATGAGCATGAACCCCTTCGACGAGATTGCCGTCGAAGAGGCGGTGCGCCTGAAGGAGAAGGGCGTGCTGAGCGAGGTGGTGGCCGTCTCGTGCGGTGTCACCCAGTGCCAGGAGACGCTGCGCACGGCGATGGCCATCGGCGCGGACCGCAGCGTGCTGGTCGAGACCGGCGAGGAGCTGCAACCGCTGGCCGTGGCCAAGCTGCTCAAGGCCCTGTTCGAGAAGGAGAAGCCCGACCTGGTGATCCTCGGCAAGCAGGCCATCGACGACGACTGCAACCAGACCGGCCAGATGCTTGCCGCGCTGCTGGACCTGCCGCAGGCCACCTTCGCCTCGAAGGTCGAGGTCGCCGACGGTTACGCCACCGTCACCCGCGAGGTCGACGGCGGCCTGGAAACCGTCAAGCTCAAGCTGCCCGCCGTCATCACCACCGACCTGCGCCTGAACGAGCCGCGCTACGTGACGCTGCCCAACATCATGAAGGCCAAGAAGAAGCAGCTCGACGTGGTCAAGCCCGAGGAACTGGGCGTGGACGTGGCCCCCCGCATCAAGACCCTGAAGGTCAGCGAGCCGCCCAAGCGCAGCGCCGGTGTCAAGGTGGCCGATGTGGCGACCCTGGTCGACAAGCTGAAGAACGAAGCCAAGGTGATCTGA
- a CDS encoding YdeI/OmpD-associated family protein, with amino-acid sequence MPGFVRQALERRGLMAAYEARPPYQRNDYLGWITRAVSEETQLKRLEQMLAELEQGNVYMKMPWRAAPRR; translated from the coding sequence ATGCCTGGCTTCGTGCGCCAGGCCCTCGAGAGGCGCGGCCTGATGGCAGCCTATGAAGCCCGTCCGCCCTACCAGCGCAACGACTACCTGGGCTGGATCACGCGTGCGGTCAGCGAGGAAACCCAGCTCAAGCGGCTCGAGCAGATGCTGGCCGAACTCGAGCAGGGCAATGTCTACATGAAGATGCCCTGGCGCGCCGCTCCCCGGCGCTGA
- a CDS encoding electron transfer flavoprotein subunit alpha/FixB family protein yields MTALVIAEHDNNSLKGATLNTVTAAAQCGGEVHVLVAGSNAAEAAKQAAQIAGVTKVLHADAPHLGDGLAENLAAQVLAVAAGYSHILFPATASGKNVAPRVAAKLDVAQVSDITKVESPDTFERPIYAGNAIATVQSTDAVKVITVRTTGFDAAPATGGSAAVESVPAVADAGISSFVGREVTKSDRPELTAAKIIVSGGRALGSAEKFNELLTPLADKLGAALGASRAAVDAGYAPNDWQVGQTGKIVAPQLYIACGISGAIQHLAGMKDSKVIVAINKDPEAPIFSVADYGLEADIFTAVPELVKLL; encoded by the coding sequence ATGACTGCACTGGTGATTGCTGAACACGACAACAACTCCCTCAAGGGCGCCACGCTCAACACCGTCACCGCGGCTGCGCAGTGCGGCGGCGAAGTGCACGTGCTGGTGGCCGGCAGCAACGCGGCCGAGGCCGCGAAGCAGGCCGCGCAGATCGCCGGAGTGACCAAGGTGCTGCACGCCGACGCGCCGCACCTGGGCGACGGCCTGGCCGAGAACCTGGCAGCGCAGGTGCTGGCCGTGGCCGCTGGCTACAGCCACATCCTGTTCCCGGCCACCGCCTCGGGCAAGAACGTGGCCCCGCGCGTGGCCGCCAAGCTCGACGTGGCGCAGGTCTCCGACATCACCAAGGTCGAGAGCCCCGACACCTTCGAGCGCCCGATCTACGCCGGCAACGCGATCGCGACCGTGCAGAGCACCGACGCGGTCAAGGTCATCACCGTGCGCACCACGGGCTTCGACGCCGCGCCGGCCACCGGGGGTTCGGCGGCCGTCGAGAGCGTGCCCGCGGTGGCCGATGCCGGCATCTCCAGCTTCGTCGGCCGTGAAGTGACCAAGAGCGACCGCCCCGAGCTGACGGCGGCCAAGATCATCGTCTCGGGTGGTCGTGCGCTGGGTTCGGCCGAGAAGTTCAACGAGCTGCTCACGCCGCTGGCCGACAAGCTCGGCGCTGCGCTGGGGGCCAGCCGCGCCGCGGTGGACGCCGGCTACGCGCCGAACGACTGGCAGGTCGGCCAGACCGGCAAGATCGTCGCGCCGCAGCTGTACATCGCCTGCGGCATCTCCGGGGCGATCCAGCACCTGGCGGGCATGAAGGATTCCAAGGTGATCGTGGCGATCAACAAGGATCCCGAAGCGCCGATCTTCAGCGTGGCCGACTATGGCCTCGAGGCCGACATCTTCACCGCCGTGCCGGAGCTGGTGAAGCTGCTCTGA
- a CDS encoding acyl-CoA dehydrogenase, giving the protein MSYQAPVKDMLFCMKELAGLEEVAKIPGFEDAGVETAQAVLDECARFNQEVLAPLNWEGDRNPGSWNDGRVTTAPGFKEAFKQFAEAGWQGLQHPTEFGGQGLPKTIGAACGEILNSANLSFALCPLLTDGAVEALLTAGSPEQKQLYIPKMLSGQWTGTMNLTEPQAGSDLALVRTRAVPQGDGTYRISGQKIFITYGEHDMAENIIHLVLARTPDAPEGVKGISLFIVPKFLVDADGSLGKRNDVYCASIEHKLGIKASPTAVLVYGDDKGEVGPGAIGYLVGQENRGLEYMFIMMNAARFAVGVQGIAVAERAYQKAVQYAKERIQSRPVDGSLPAAAPIIHHPDVRRMLMTMRALTEGCRAMALVAAAAYDAAHHHPDEQVRKQNQAFYEFMVPLVKGYSTEMSLEVTSLGVQVHGGMGFIEETGAAQYYRDARILPIYEGTTAIQANDLVGRKTARDGGQVAKAIAARIAETEAQLARRDSAAARAMHQRLQAAREAFVQVVDFVAGSIKTAPNAVFAGSVPYLMLAGNLVAGWQMARALMVAEDKAAAGEDVAYMQAKVATARFYAEHVLSRVPGIRDSILAGHESVTALAPEAF; this is encoded by the coding sequence GTGAGTTATCAAGCGCCCGTCAAGGACATGCTTTTTTGCATGAAGGAACTGGCCGGCCTGGAGGAAGTCGCGAAGATTCCCGGATTCGAGGACGCCGGGGTGGAAACGGCGCAGGCCGTGCTGGACGAGTGCGCTCGCTTCAACCAGGAAGTCCTCGCCCCGCTGAACTGGGAAGGCGACCGCAACCCCGGCAGCTGGAACGACGGCCGGGTGACGACCGCGCCCGGCTTCAAGGAAGCCTTCAAGCAGTTCGCCGAAGCCGGCTGGCAAGGTTTGCAGCATCCGACCGAGTTCGGCGGCCAGGGGCTGCCCAAGACCATCGGTGCGGCCTGCGGCGAGATCCTCAACAGCGCGAACCTGAGCTTCGCGCTGTGCCCGCTGCTGACCGACGGGGCGGTGGAAGCGCTGCTGACCGCGGGCTCGCCCGAGCAGAAGCAGCTCTACATCCCGAAGATGCTGTCGGGCCAGTGGACCGGCACGATGAACCTGACCGAGCCGCAGGCCGGTTCCGACCTCGCGCTGGTGCGCACCCGCGCCGTGCCGCAGGGCGACGGCACCTACCGCATCAGCGGCCAGAAGATCTTCATCACCTACGGCGAGCACGACATGGCGGAGAACATCATCCACCTCGTGCTCGCGCGCACGCCCGATGCTCCCGAGGGCGTCAAGGGCATCTCGCTGTTCATCGTGCCCAAGTTCCTCGTCGACGCCGACGGGTCGCTGGGCAAGCGCAACGACGTCTATTGCGCGTCGATCGAGCACAAGCTGGGCATCAAGGCCAGCCCGACCGCGGTGCTGGTCTACGGCGACGACAAGGGAGAAGTCGGCCCGGGCGCGATCGGCTACCTCGTGGGCCAGGAGAACCGCGGCCTCGAGTACATGTTCATCATGATGAACGCGGCGCGCTTCGCGGTCGGCGTGCAGGGCATCGCGGTGGCCGAGCGCGCCTACCAGAAGGCCGTGCAGTACGCGAAGGAGCGCATCCAGTCGCGCCCGGTGGACGGCTCGCTGCCGGCGGCTGCGCCCATCATCCACCACCCGGACGTGCGCCGCATGCTGATGACGATGCGCGCGCTGACCGAAGGCTGCCGCGCGATGGCGCTGGTGGCCGCGGCCGCCTACGACGCCGCGCACCATCATCCGGACGAACAGGTGCGCAAGCAGAACCAGGCCTTCTACGAGTTCATGGTGCCGCTGGTCAAGGGCTACAGCACCGAGATGAGCCTGGAGGTGACCAGCCTGGGCGTGCAGGTGCACGGTGGCATGGGCTTCATCGAGGAGACCGGCGCGGCGCAGTACTACCGTGATGCGCGCATCCTGCCGATCTACGAAGGCACGACCGCGATCCAGGCCAACGACCTGGTGGGCCGCAAGACCGCGCGCGACGGCGGCCAGGTGGCCAAGGCGATCGCCGCGCGCATCGCCGAGACCGAAGCGCAGCTGGCGCGTCGCGACAGCGCTGCGGCGCGCGCGATGCACCAGCGGCTGCAGGCCGCGCGCGAGGCCTTCGTGCAGGTGGTGGACTTCGTGGCCGGGTCGATCAAGACCGCCCCGAACGCGGTGTTCGCCGGCAGCGTGCCCTACCTGATGCTGGCGGGCAACCTGGTGGCCGGCTGGCAGATGGCGCGCGCGCTGATGGTCGCCGAGGACAAGGCGGCCGCCGGCGAGGACGTCGCCTACATGCAGGCCAAGGTCGCGACCGCGCGCTTCTATGCCGAGCACGTGCTGTCGCGGGTGCCGGGCATCCGCGACAGCATCCTGGCCGGCCACGAAAGCGTCACCGCGCTCGCGCCCGAAGCGTTCTGA
- a CDS encoding PA0069 family radical SAM protein, producing the protein MADHLPQPSSIKGRGTAVRIAHRFERDAREGFDDGWGTLDQVAGEETLAPSTTVIEERARLVIATNDSPDIPFGQSLNPYRGCEHGCIYCYARPTHSYLDLSPGLDFETKIIAKVNVVERLEEELGRPRYRPSVIHIGGATDAYQPVERRLCLTRGVLDVLGRCRHAYTIVTKSSGIERDLDLIGPAAQAGRVWVSISITTLDGALARILDPRAVAPHRRLRTVTALARAGVPVGVNVAPVIPFINEPEIEQIVEAAAQAGAHSIHYTVLRLPWEVSPLFRQWLQQHFPDRAERVMARVREMRGGQDYRAEFGTRMKGEGIWAQLIAQRIEKAVRRAGLTRHVPPLDESAFVPPQQVRQGSLF; encoded by the coding sequence ATGGCCGATCACCTTCCCCAGCCATCCTCGATCAAGGGGCGCGGCACCGCGGTGCGTATCGCCCACCGCTTCGAGCGCGACGCGCGCGAGGGGTTCGACGACGGCTGGGGCACGCTGGACCAGGTCGCCGGTGAGGAAACGCTGGCCCCGTCCACGACGGTGATCGAGGAGCGGGCGCGCTTGGTCATCGCCACCAACGATTCGCCCGACATCCCCTTCGGGCAATCGCTCAACCCCTATCGCGGATGCGAGCACGGCTGCATCTATTGCTACGCGCGTCCCACGCACAGCTACCTGGACCTCTCGCCCGGGCTGGACTTCGAGACGAAGATCATCGCAAAGGTAAACGTGGTCGAGCGACTGGAAGAAGAGCTAGGTCGGCCGCGCTACCGACCGTCGGTGATCCACATCGGCGGCGCCACCGATGCCTACCAGCCCGTCGAGCGGCGCCTGTGCCTGACGCGCGGGGTGCTGGACGTCCTGGGGCGCTGCCGGCATGCGTACACCATCGTCACCAAGTCCTCGGGGATCGAACGCGACCTGGACCTCATCGGCCCGGCCGCCCAGGCCGGGCGCGTCTGGGTGTCGATCAGCATCACGACACTGGACGGTGCGCTCGCGCGCATCCTGGACCCACGGGCGGTCGCGCCGCACCGGCGCCTGCGCACCGTCACTGCGCTGGCCCGGGCCGGCGTGCCGGTGGGCGTGAACGTCGCACCCGTCATCCCCTTCATCAACGAGCCGGAGATCGAGCAGATCGTGGAGGCCGCGGCGCAGGCCGGGGCGCACTCCATCCATTACACGGTGCTGCGGCTGCCCTGGGAGGTGAGCCCCCTGTTCCGGCAGTGGCTGCAGCAGCATTTCCCCGACCGGGCCGAGCGGGTGATGGCGCGCGTGCGCGAGATGCGCGGCGGGCAGGACTATCGCGCCGAGTTCGGCACGCGCATGAAGGGCGAGGGGATCTGGGCGCAGCTGATCGCCCAGCGCATCGAGAAGGCAGTGCGCCGTGCCGGACTCACCCGGCACGTGCCGCCGCTGGACGAATCGGCCTTCGTGCCGCCGCAGCAGGTGCGCCAGGGCAGCCTGTTCTGA
- a CDS encoding NAD(P)H-dependent flavin oxidoreductase, whose protein sequence is MPLPSVLQNLPLPIIGSPLFIISNPKLVIEQCKAGVVGSMPALNARPASQLDEWLAEITETLAAYNRDHPEQPAAPFAINQIVHKSNDRLEHDLELCVKYKVPIIITSLGARTDVNDAVHGYGGVVLHDVINNTFARKAIEKGADGLIAVAAGAGGHAGTTSPFALVQEIREWFDGPLALSGAIATGRAVLAAQAMGADFAYVGSAFIATEEARAVQGYKQMIVESTSQDIVYSNLFTGVHGNYLRGSIINAGLDPDNLPQSDPSKMNFAGDAAKKAWKDIWGCGQGIGAVKDIVPARVLVERLRREYLEAKQRLCA, encoded by the coding sequence GTGCCTTTGCCTTCCGTCCTGCAGAACCTGCCGTTGCCCATCATCGGCTCGCCGCTGTTCATCATCAGCAACCCCAAGCTCGTGATCGAGCAGTGCAAGGCCGGGGTCGTCGGCTCCATGCCGGCGCTCAACGCCCGCCCGGCGTCGCAGCTCGACGAATGGCTGGCGGAGATCACCGAGACGCTGGCCGCGTACAACCGTGACCATCCCGAGCAGCCGGCGGCACCGTTCGCGATCAACCAGATCGTGCACAAGTCCAACGACCGGCTCGAGCACGACCTGGAGCTGTGCGTGAAGTACAAGGTGCCGATCATCATCACCTCGCTCGGCGCGCGCACCGACGTCAATGACGCGGTGCACGGCTACGGCGGCGTGGTGCTGCACGACGTGATCAACAACACCTTCGCGCGCAAGGCGATCGAGAAGGGTGCCGACGGCCTGATCGCGGTGGCGGCGGGCGCGGGCGGCCATGCCGGCACGACCAGCCCGTTCGCCCTGGTGCAGGAGATCCGCGAATGGTTCGACGGACCGCTGGCGCTGTCCGGCGCGATCGCCACGGGCCGTGCGGTGCTCGCCGCGCAGGCGATGGGCGCCGACTTCGCCTACGTCGGCTCGGCCTTCATCGCGACCGAGGAAGCGCGTGCGGTGCAGGGGTACAAGCAGATGATCGTCGAGAGCACCAGCCAGGACATCGTCTACTCCAACCTGTTCACCGGCGTGCACGGCAACTACCTGCGTGGCTCGATCATCAACGCCGGGCTGGACCCGGACAACCTGCCGCAAAGCGACCCCAGCAAGATGAACTTCGCGGGCGATGCCGCGAAGAAGGCCTGGAAGGACATCTGGGGCTGCGGGCAGGGCATCGGTGCGGTCAAGGACATCGTGCCCGCGCGCGTGCTGGTCGAGCGCCTGCGCCGCGAGTACCTGGAGGCCAAGCAGCGCCTGTGCGCGTGA
- the dnaJ gene encoding molecular chaperone DnaJ yields the protein MAKRDYYEVLGVAKNASEDEIKKAYRKLAMKYHPDRNQGEKAKEAEEKFKEVKEAYEMLSDPKKRAAYDQYGHAGVDPNMGAGGFRGGPEGFGGFAEAFGDIFGDIFGSAGGRRSGPQVYRGSDLSYAMEITLEEAAAGKDATIRIPSWEECDTCHGSGAKPGTSPKTCPTCAGSGTVHLRQGFFSIQQTCPHCHGMGKIIPEPCPTCGGQGRIKRTKTLEVRIPAGIDEGMRIRSAGNGEPGTNGGPPGDLYIEIRLKKHDIFERDGDDLHCTVPISITTAALGGTIEVPTLGGKAEIELPEGTQHGKTFRLRGKGIKGVRSTYPGDLYCHIAVETPVKLTEHQRKLLKELDESLRKGGDRHSPNAKSWTDRVKDLFK from the coding sequence ATGGCAAAGCGTGACTATTACGAAGTCCTGGGCGTGGCGAAGAACGCGTCGGAGGACGAAATCAAGAAGGCCTACCGCAAGCTGGCCATGAAGTACCACCCTGACCGCAACCAGGGTGAGAAGGCCAAGGAGGCGGAAGAGAAGTTCAAGGAGGTCAAAGAGGCCTACGAGATGCTCTCCGACCCCAAGAAGCGGGCCGCCTACGACCAGTACGGTCACGCGGGCGTGGACCCGAACATGGGTGCCGGCGGCTTCCGCGGCGGCCCGGAAGGGTTCGGCGGCTTCGCCGAGGCCTTCGGCGACATCTTCGGGGACATCTTCGGCTCGGCCGGGGGCCGGCGTTCCGGCCCGCAGGTCTACCGCGGCAGCGACCTCTCTTACGCGATGGAGATCACGCTGGAGGAAGCGGCCGCCGGCAAGGACGCCACGATCCGCATCCCCAGCTGGGAGGAATGCGACACCTGCCACGGCAGCGGCGCCAAGCCCGGCACCAGCCCCAAGACCTGCCCGACCTGCGCGGGCAGCGGCACGGTGCACCTGCGCCAGGGCTTCTTCAGCATCCAGCAGACCTGCCCGCACTGCCACGGCATGGGCAAGATCATCCCCGAGCCCTGCCCCACCTGCGGCGGCCAGGGCCGCATCAAGCGCACGAAGACGCTGGAAGTGCGCATCCCCGCCGGCATCGACGAGGGCATGCGCATCCGCTCTGCCGGCAATGGCGAACCGGGCACCAACGGCGGCCCGCCGGGCGACCTCTACATCGAGATCCGCCTGAAGAAGCACGACATCTTCGAGCGCGACGGCGACGACCTGCACTGCACGGTGCCGATCAGCATCACCACGGCCGCGCTCGGGGGCACGATCGAGGTGCCCACGCTGGGCGGCAAGGCAGAGATCGAGCTGCCCGAAGGCACGCAGCACGGCAAGACCTTCCGGCTGCGCGGCAAGGGCATCAAGGGCGTGCGCTCCACCTACCCCGGCGACCTGTACTGCCACATCGCGGTCGAGACGCCGGTCAAGCTCACCGAGCACCAGCGCAAGCTGCTGAAGGAGCTGGACGAGTCGCTGCGCAAGGGCGGCGACCGCCACTCGCCCAACGCCAAGAGCTGGACCGACCGCGTCAAGGACCTGTTCAAGTAA
- the murI gene encoding glutamate racemase, whose amino-acid sequence MSAPAPIPPVTVGVFDSGVGGLSVLRELQRQLPLAHLVYVADSGHAPYGERSTGYVIERSTHIARFLLQRGARVLVVACNTATAAAAQVLRDAYPDTPIVGVEPGLKPAVALTRNRRIGVLATEGTLASAKFQALLARLRERAAFHLQPCPGLAHAIESGNPEAPEVLALVERYCAPLRAHDVDTVVLGCTHYPFVAAAIQRAMGPQVQLVDTAQAVARHTVTQAQKMLDSLPAVPEPAARPRHVEAHTSGAVDHLARITARWLDFPVQVQAWA is encoded by the coding sequence ATGTCCGCCCCTGCCCCGATCCCGCCGGTCACGGTGGGCGTGTTCGACTCGGGCGTGGGGGGACTGTCGGTGCTGCGCGAGCTGCAACGCCAGCTGCCGCTGGCGCACCTGGTCTACGTCGCCGACTCGGGCCATGCCCCGTACGGCGAGCGTAGCACCGGCTACGTGATCGAACGCTCGACGCACATCGCGCGCTTCCTGCTCCAGCGCGGCGCCCGCGTGCTGGTCGTCGCATGCAACACCGCCACGGCCGCGGCCGCGCAGGTCCTGCGTGACGCCTACCCGGACACGCCCATCGTCGGGGTCGAGCCTGGTCTCAAGCCGGCCGTGGCCCTCACGCGTAACCGCCGCATCGGCGTGCTGGCCACCGAAGGCACGCTCGCCAGCGCCAAGTTCCAGGCCCTGCTCGCACGCCTGCGCGAACGGGCCGCCTTCCACCTGCAACCCTGCCCCGGGCTCGCGCACGCCATCGAAAGCGGCAACCCCGAGGCGCCCGAGGTGCTCGCCCTCGTCGAACGCTATTGCGCCCCGTTGCGCGCGCACGACGTCGACACGGTCGTGCTCGGCTGCACCCACTATCCCTTCGTGGCCGCGGCGATCCAGCGCGCGATGGGGCCGCAGGTGCAGCTGGTCGATACCGCGCAGGCGGTGGCCCGCCACACGGTGACCCAGGCGCAGAAGATGCTCGACTCGCTGCCGGCCGTCCCGGAGCCTGCCGCACGGCCCCGCCACGTCGAGGCCCACACCAGCGGCGCGGTCGATCATCTCGCGCGCATCACCGCGCGCTGGCTCGATTTCCCGGTACAGGTGCAGGCCTGGGCCTGA